The following are encoded in a window of Candidatus Eisenbacteria bacterium genomic DNA:
- the nuoK gene encoding NADH-quinone oxidoreductase subunit NuoK: MISLGAYLAVSAVLFVIGIYGALTRRNAIGILISIEIMLSGVNLNLVSFSKFVESETVNGQVFAVFVMTVAAAEAAIGLALIISLYRNLRTVLADRFNFLKW; this comes from the coding sequence ATGATTTCTCTGGGTGCCTATCTCGCGGTTTCGGCTGTTCTTTTCGTCATCGGCATCTACGGTGCGCTCACAAGGAGAAACGCAATAGGGATTCTGATTTCAATTGAAATCATGCTCAGCGGAGTGAATCTGAATCTGGTTTCTTTTTCAAAATTTGTTGAAAGCGAGACGGTGAACGGACAGGTCTTTGCTGTTTTCGTTATGACGGTTGCTGCAGCCGAGGCTGCAATCGGACTGGCGCTCATCATATCTCTCTACAGGAATCTGAGAACAGTCCTTGCAGACCGGTTCAACTTTCTGAAATGGTGA